A single region of the Mugil cephalus isolate CIBA_MC_2020 chromosome 4, CIBA_Mcephalus_1.1, whole genome shotgun sequence genome encodes:
- the LOC125007058 gene encoding ADP-ribosylation factor-like protein 8B, protein MLALINRLLDWFRSLFWKEEMELTLVGLQYSGKTTFVNVIASGQFSEDMIPTVGFNMRKVTKGNVTIKIWDIGGQPRFRSMWERYCRGVNAIVYMVDAADREKIEASRNELHNLLDKPQLQGIPVLVLGNKRDLPNALDEKQLIEKMNLSAIQDREICCYSVSCKEKDNIDITLQWLIQHSKSRRS, encoded by the exons ATGCTGGCCCTCATCAACAGGCTTCTGGACTGGTTCAGGTCCCTCTTTTGgaaagaggagatggagcttACACTGGTGGGACTTCAGTACTCCGGAAAAACTACATTCGTCAATGTGATTGCA TCAGGGCAGTTCAGTGAAGATATGATTCCCACAGTCGGTTTCAACATGCGGAAGGTGACTAAAGGCAATGTGACAATAAAG ATATGGGACATAGGTGGACAGCCCCGCTTCAGAAGCATGTGGGAGCGCTACTGTAGGGGAGTCAATGCCATTGT TTACATGGTGGATGCAGCGGACCGAGAGAAGATAGAAGCCTCCAGAAACGAACTGCACAACCTTTTAGACAAACCACAACTACAAGGCATTCCA gttcTAGTCCTTGGCAATAAACGAGACCTGCCCAACGCACTTGATGAGAAGCAGCTCATTGAAAAAAT gaACCTATCAGCCATTCAGGACCGAGAGATCTGCTGCTACTCTGTCTCCTgcaaagagaaagacaatatAG ATATCACACTGCAGTGGCTCATCCAGCATTCGAAGTCGCGGAGAAGCTGA